One window of Zalophus californianus isolate mZalCal1 chromosome 3, mZalCal1.pri.v2, whole genome shotgun sequence genomic DNA carries:
- the GPR35 gene encoding LOW QUALITY PROTEIN: G-protein coupled receptor 35 (The sequence of the model RefSeq protein was modified relative to this genomic sequence to represent the inferred CDS: inserted 4 bases in 3 codons), with translation MGAQRGERDGGLSGGPFFLCCLQERTTDTLFCQLSKGIHLANRHMSISLVTAIAVDRYVAVXVCARGLRSPRQAAAVCTALWVLVASLLGLRWALGAQEGGFCFSNSSRQGSHTVAFWLLGFLLPPAVLVLCSLPVVTALGQRPTASPNQAEATRRATHMVWVNLAVFVVCFLPFRVXGLNTSAICYTFCITGEXSDANCCLGTICYYFMAKKFREASSLASMPTAKAHRTRALSVQPSPRRPVVGTWARSQALREVLPAGASLNSLWPLGTLQGAWPGGEDPGTEPAVVSPRPLGWKRVGTRAGLRSE, from the exons ATGGGGGCTCAGAGGGGTGAGCGTGATGGGGGTCTCTCAGGAG GGCCCTTCTTCCTGTGCTGCCTGCAGGAGAGGACCACAGACACGCTGTTCTGCCAGCTCTCCAAGGGCATCCAcctggccaacaggcacatgagcATCAGCCTGGTCACGGCCATCGCTGTGGACCGCTACGTGGCCGT CGTGTGCGCCCGGGGACTCCGCTCCCCACGGCAGGCCGCAGCCGTGTGCACGGCGCTCTGGGTGCTGGTAGCCAGCTTGCTGGGGCTGCGCTGGGCCCTGGGGGCACAGGAGGGCGGCTTCTGCTTCTCCAACAGCTCCCGGCAAGGCTCCCACACCGTGGCCTTCTGGCTGCTGGGCTTCTTACTGCCGCCGGCCGTGCTGGTCCTCTGCTCTCTGCCGGTGGTCACCGCCCTGGGCCAGAGGCCGACCGCCAGCCCCAACCAGGCGGAAGCAACCCGGAGGGCCACCCACATGGTCTGGGTGAACCTGGCCGTGTTCGTGGTCTGCTTCCTGCCCTTCCGCG GCGGCCTGAACACCTCTGCCATCTGCTACACCTTCTGCATCACGGGCG CCTCAGATGCCAACTGCTGTCTGGGCACCATCTGCTACTACTTCATGGCCAAGAAGTTCCGGGAGGCATCTTCGCTGGCCTCGATGCCCACTGCCAAGGCCCACAGAACCAGAGCTCTCTCTGTGCAACCCTCGCCTAGGAGACCAGTTGTGGGCACATGGGCCAGGTCCCAGGCTCTCCGGGAAGTCCTGCCTGCTGGGGCATCCCTGAACTCGCTGTGGCCACTGGGTACGCTGCAGGGGGCCTGGCCGGGTGGAGAGGACCCGGGCACGGAACCCGCGGTGGTGTCACCCCGACCCCTGGGATGGAAGAGGGTCGGGACCAGGGCAGGACTGAGGTCTGAGTGA
- the LOC113920239 gene encoding G-protein coupled receptor 35-like, translating into MASGNSLHGCVAAPGGRVLSQVTRVSICFILALGLPLNGLGLWVFCCRLRRWTETRIYMVNLVAADFLLLLSLPGVLHTLGQEQGDQEGPLCRVLQSFYYVNTYMSMCLITAVAVDRYTALCFPLRVRAWRSPRQAAFTCLALWLLVFGAVALVASLLPADENFCFGQGHNRAIKMLVFSLLFFFLSLLILSFCSGQVLWHLLRKHTRAPPEEAGRILKALRVVATNLATFVLCFLPLHVALMAKLVASWTSAACPTVQSITDFVQVAARMANANCCLDAISYYFVATEFQEEVGAILRMPWPFQGWMRGAPAGDHPDLAVRGGRGAAEESNAGGAPHTTLQQAAQGPPGPPQGNSFPSSMASRRSSLPAHSVPLDA; encoded by the coding sequence ATGGCCTCCGGGAACAGCCTTCACGGCTGCGTAGCCGCCCCGGGCGGGCGCGTCCTCTCCCAGGTTACCAGGGTCTCCATCTGCTTCATCTTGGCGCTGGGGCTGCCGCTCAACGGCCTCGGGCTCTGGGTGTTCTGCTGCCGCCTGCGCAGGTGGACGGAGACCCGCATCTACATGGTAAACCTGGTGGCGGCCGACTTCCTGCTGCTGCTGAGCCTGCCCGGAGTCCTGCACACGCTGGGCCAGGAGCAGGGGGACCAGGAGGGCCCTCTGTGCAGGGTTCTGCAGAGCTTCTACTATGTCAACACCTACATGAGCATGTGCCTCATCACGGCCGTCGCTGTTGACCGCTACACCGCCCTGTGCTTTCCCCTGCGGGTCCGGGCCTGGCGTAGCCCCCGCCAGGCCGCCTTCACCTGCCTGGCCCTCTGGCTGCTGGTCTTTGGGGCTGTGGCCCTGGTAGCGTCCTTGCTGCCTGCAGACGAGAACTTCTGCTTCGGGCAGGGACATAACCGGGCCATCAAGATGCTTGTCTTCTCCCTGCTGTTCTTCTTCCTCTCACTGCTCATCCTCAGCTTCTGCTCGGGGCAGGTGCTCTGGCACCTGCTCCGCAAACACACGCGGGCACCGCCCGAGGAGGCCGGCCGCATCCTCAAAGCCCTCCGGGTAGTGGCCACCAACCTGGCCACCTTTGTGCTCTGTTTCCTCCCACTGCACGTGGCCTTGATGGCCAAGCTTGTGGCCAGTTGGACAAGTGCAGCCTGCCCCACCGTCCAGAGCATCACTGACTTCGTGCAGGTGGCCGCCCGCATGGCCAACGCCAACTGCTGCCTGGATGCCATCAGCTACTATTTTGTGGCCACAGAATTCCAGGAAGAGGTGGGGGCCATCCTCAGAATGCCCTGGCCTTTCCAGGGATGGATGCGGGGCGCTCCTGCAGGTGACCACCCGGACCTGGCCGtccgcggggggcggggggcagctgAGGAGAGCAATGCAGGAGGGGCCCCCCACACGACCCTGCAGCAGGCAGCTCAGGGCCCCCCGGGTCCCCCACAAGGCAActctttcccctcctccatgGCATCCAGAAGAAGTAGCCTCCCTGCTCACAGTGTGCCTTTGGATGCATGA